In the genome of Triticum urartu cultivar G1812 chromosome 5, Tu2.1, whole genome shotgun sequence, one region contains:
- the LOC125507572 gene encoding acyl-coenzyme A thioesterase 13, which translates to MASASASAAMEKARQLLEEAAAESLPTEQVDALPSGFYDAFVLCGIRVHTVEPGRLLCHFTVPARLLNSGNFLHGGATASLVDLVGTAVFYTSGAQTRGSPLEMNISYLDAAFSDEEIDIEAKVLRAGKAVGVATVELKKKSGKIIAQARYSKYLGASSKL; encoded by the exons AtggcgtcggcgtcggcgtcggcggcTATGGAGAAGGCTCGGCAGCtgctggaggaggcggcggccgagTCGCTGCCGACGGAGCAGGTGGACGCGCTGCCCTCCGGGTTCTACGACGCCTTCGTGCTCTGCGGCATCCGCGTCCACACCGTCGAGCCCGGCCGCCTCCTCTGCCACTTCACCGTCCCCgcccgcctcctc AACTCAGGCAACTTCCTGCACGGTGGCGCAACGGCGTCGCTGGTTGACTTGGTGGGTACTGCTGTCTTCTACACGTCCGGGGCACAAACCAGGGGCTCACCACTAGAGATGAACATCTCCTACTTGGATGCTGCATTTTCGGAT GAAGAGATTGATATCGAGGCCAAGGTTCTGCGTGCTGGAAAAGCAGTAGGAGTGGCCACTGTGGAACTGAAGAAGAAATCTGGCAAAATCATCGCTCAAGCCCGCTATTCCAAGTATCTTGGTGCATCTAGTAAACTGTGA
- the LOC125507573 gene encoding disease resistance protein RGA2-like, translated as MAEAIFSAVVGDMVGRVISLLAGRFSVQQSASVKLQKISRMLVRIHSVVEEAKGRHITNHVALEWLSELNDCVYQGRYLLDTIRCGEPELKDGHGDKVPAQPFSLSLFNPAKRVRVATSTVKCILSRHDAGVDEIDTVLESLQSISGDLREFMMLLQGCKRIRRPLATNIFVDGQMFGRHVEKERIINFLLDNSGPCITGKLPLLPIVGDIGAGKTTLVQHVCDDARLRNRFPIIMLFNFSSTYAMAMGRPTVVLKSKHVIGGSGKLNHPLQVLNENFRKKRFLMVFEDVDMHRKQMLEELLPSLRHGKQGSKIILTTNNRRVAAGMGTVEPVKLKVLPHPEYWFFFKAHAFAATDIEENLRLLAVGKAIARKLNGSFFGAKIVGGVLKAHPNLQLWCKILRSNIGGLSLLGDGLGYIADLAENLLPSHVKMRQLIISKKPLSSTQPEFARLHDMLLPSPDAAAADQESWSADVGNAKVLLCRSVMPFFCLDYNAHCTFCAVFYCPFISALHPLRDLFFYLFQIVLRYKWSPASQRAGLLAQAFQKLTNFIPKQIEV; from the exons ATGGCGGAGGCCATCTTCTCGGCGGTAGTCGGCGACATGGTGGGCAGGGTGATCTCGCTTCTCGCCGGCCGCTTCAGCGTCCAACAGAGTGCCAGTGTCAAGCTGCAGAAGATAAGTCGCATGCTTGTCAGGATTCACAGTGTGGTGGAGGAGGCCAAAGGGAGGCACATCACGAACCATGTTGCCCTCGAATGGCTCTCGGAGCTCAACGACTGTGTGTACCAGGGTCGTTATCTGCTCGACACGATCAGGTGCGGAGAGCCGGAGCTCAAAGACGGGCATGGTGACAAGGTACCAGCACAGCCTTTCTCTCTGTCCTTGTTTAATCCTGCAAAGCGCGTGCGTGTCGCCACGAGCACCGTGAAGTGCATACTGTCTCGCCATGATGCCGGTGTCGATGAGATCGACACAGTGCTAGAGAGCTTGCAAAGCATATCTGGTGATCTCCGGGAGTTCATGATGCTCCTGCAAGGCTGCAAGCGGATCCGCCGCCCTTTGGCTACCAACATCTTTGTGGACGGGCAGATGTTCGGCAGACATGTCGAGAAAGAAAGGATCATCAACTTCTTGCTTGACAACAGCGGTCCATGCATCACGGGGAAACTGCCTCTGCTGCCAATTGTTGGTGACATTGGAGCTGGGAAAACTACCTTGGTGCAGCACGTCTGCGATGATGCCAGGCTGCGCAACCGCTTCCCAATAATCATGCTGTTTAATTTCTCATCTACCTACGCTATGGCGATGGGTCGACCAACTGTTGTTCTGAAATCCAAACATGTTATTGGAGGGTCTGGAAAGCTTAATCATCCGCTGCAAGTGCTCAACGAGAATTTCCGCAAGAAGCGGTTCCTGATGGTGTTCGAGGATGTTGACATGCACAGGAAGCAAATGCTGGAGGAGCTCTTGCCAAGCCTGAGACACGGCAAACAGGGGAGCAAGATCATACTCACCACCAACAACAGGCGTGTCGCCGCTGGCATGGGGACAGTGGAGCCAGTCAAGCTGAAGGTCTTGCCACACCCAGAGTACTGGTTCTTCTTCAAGGCGCATGCCTTTGCTGCCACGGACATTGAGGAGAACCTGAGGCTGCTGGCTGTAGGCAAAGCCATTGCAAGGAAGCTAAATGGATCATTCTTTGGCGCAAAGATCGTCGGAGGGGTGCTGAAAGCCCATCCAAATCTACAGCTCTGGTGTAAGATCCTAAGAAGCAATATTGGGGGCCTGTCCTTGTTGGGTGATGGCCTTGGATACATTGCGGATTTGGCAGAGAATCTGCTGCCAAGTCATGTAAAGATGCGCCAGCTGATTATATCCAAGAAACCGCTCTCCTCGACACAGCCTGAGTTTGCCAGGTTGCATGATATGCTTCTGCCAAGCCCTGATGCAGCAGCAGCAGACCAAGAAAGCTGGAGTGCAGATGTTGGAAATGCAAAAGTGTTGTTGTGCAGGTCAGTTATGCCATTCTTTTGCCTGGACTACAACGCTCATTGCACT TTTTGTGCTGTTTTCTACTGTCCTTTCATTTCTGCATTGCATCCTCTTAGAGACCTCTTCTTTTACTTGTTCCAAATAGTCCTTCGGTATAAATGGTCGCCTGCTTCCCAACGAGCTGGACTTCTAGCACAGGCTTTCCAAAAGCTAACAAATTTCATACCAAAGCAGATTGAAGTATGA